The stretch of DNA ATTGTAGGTTCCAAACACACCAGGAATCTTCACCAGCCTCATCAGATTTTATCTCTTTTGGAGGTATGCGTCTGTTAATCACAGCTCACCCTCATACAAGCCTATGCAGATATGAGGGCAGtaggtggtggggggtgggggtcacTGGGTGGCACCACTTCTAAAGTAGAGATAGTCTCCCATgcttgtgggggggggggggggggggggggggggtgttaactcaatacattttgatgatggaCTCATTTCACTTAAGTGCCTTCCCTTATCTCATATTTGCCATGGAAGATTAATGGCATTACCTGATCAACAGCCTTTCTCTGCTCACAGTCCATTGAGATTGGATTCAAATTTACTCACCTCATACAAGCCAAAGATTTTGTGGAGTTTAAACTTGTTGGCTGctattttcatattaaatataGGTTTCTCTGTTCTTGGTACACGTGTAAAGTTGAACGTTGTACTACATAGTCTCTTATTTTTCCCCATAGCCTAATGCGGTGATGATGATTTCATATCTCTTCAGAGTTGGTACTCATGTTTTTGTATCATCATGTTGACATAATATTGAGTCATGTCAATGGCAGAGTTATATTCgttgttaaatgttttgtatgtattttagGTCTGCATCTTTTTGATACAGGAGGTTTATGGGCTACTGTCCAACATCATATATTGTTTACTTATATTTTTGATCCTATTTTTCTAAATTCTTGTGAGATTAGATAAAATGAGATTAACATCACATCATGATCACAGAAATGAATGATGCTTAAATCTCTGGTGGCAGGTTGTCTTGGGTAATAAAATAGTTCGTCATTATCTATAGTAAAGAGATATGGTATGCAAATATAACAAATGTGATAATTCTCTTTCTTCTGAAGGATGTAAAATCTTTATAGGTGCCATGTAAATAAATTTTTATATAAACCATTAATCCATCTGCCTTTGCTGATTAAATATTAAGTTGTGAATATAGtgaatatgaaatgtttttggtaGCTCAATAAGCTGCACTTGACCCTCGAAGTATGAAGATGCGTGCTGTAGTGAGGAGCTTTTTATTTTGGACGCAATAATGAGCTTACATGTAGATCTGCAGAGAtaactgtgtgtgggtgtatgtgcaAGAGACAAAAGGCTGTTTGATGGTGTAGCAGTGCAAATGAGCttgtttgtgtgagtatgtTGATACAGAGAGGGCAGTGGTGGGAAAGGCCACGCCAGGGGTTCTCatcccgtgtgtgtgtgtgtgtgtgtgtgtgtgtgtgttacattggTTTCTCTTCCTGAGCTCAAAGACTCTGCCCCTGAAAGagcacagacacaacacagcaTTGTGCTGGAGTGTTGTGTAGGAGCAAAGCTAAGATGAGGAGACTGGGAGAGGGAGATAAGTAAGCTACAGTTAAAAGAGAGAAGTcgagagaaagggggaaaactgtgagcagcagatgaaaaggCAGAGAAGAGGAATGTATAACTAAGATAAGAGGTAGGACACATTAAAACCAGGGAAGAGAATAAAAGAATTTCATGGAGAAATCTAGGTTTGGCTAATTCTATAGTTGTATTGTAACATAACAACATTTCATAAAGCAGGACTAACAGTAAACAGCTGTGTTAACAGTTAGCTGTTAGGCTGTGTGAGCTAAATGGATAATTCAGCAGCGTGTGTGTCCCACAAAGACTCTGCATATTTGCCTGCTGAATTTTAAGTAAGCATGCAACAGTTTAGCACTAAGCACAAAGTGTAACAAATATTGATGTCATTTGTTTTCGGGGAAATCATAAACCAAAATTACTagccattttttctttttaaacaaaaaaaaaaaaaatattgaaatccgcctaaaaccaaaaatataaaCCTCAGGTCAGTCAGAATTATCATCTGGGTATAATGTATAAGTACAAAGAGTCGGTGTCACTCCCACTTGAGATACTCTACCGCTTTATTACGAAATAGTAGTAGTCCGTTAAGAGTCAGTTCCATTACTAAAACTAGGCTCATCGATGTttttactgatttatttatttttttggcaggCTCTGCAGTTCTTGTTGAGGTATTTCAGTCTGTACCAAAGTGGTGGATGGACAGAACAACTTGCAATATTAAAAATTGTGAGCAGGAAATGATGAAGCCCAAGGGAGCttaagaaaaaagggaaagatgTACAGAGATTTATTTGCTTAAGTTTGGTATGACAATAATTAGGGTGACAAAGTGCAATGACAATgctttattggaaaaaaaacgAGGAAGGATTGAACAGATAAGTCCATCAGAGTCAATCAAGTCTGCTCTTGACTTGAAATATAAACCAGCATATTCCGATAAAGCAACATTGAGACAGTGACAAGGGCCTTGTGAATAGAAATGAGTCATTTCAGGGGAAAAGCGAGGTGGAGGAATTTAGCTGTAAGAAAAATGAGCAAATGATGAGTCCAGAAGAAGATAAGCAAGTGGTGGGTGTTTCACCATTCTTCTGGTGAAAGGGGATGGACATCAATAAGGTTAGAGGGACAATGCATGGAGTCAGATAGACTGGCCAGGCACACCCCTCATTACAAACTATGTCTTTATTGTGAGGAGACAACTTGTGAAGTGTcaagcaggaaagaaaagctCGGTCCTCATGCTGTTGTGTACATGATTTTGGTTGACAGCCAAATAGTAACATGAGGCCTATGTTTTGTataggaatgtgtgtgtgtgtgtgtgtgtgtgtgtgtgtgtgtggttggtgggggggcagaATGGGGATTTAATCAGCTGAACAATGAGTACAACTCATAAACAGGAtccctctgtttcctgaagTAGAGACTGTCTCCttaaacaacagacacaaaagctGACTCCTGTTCCTAAGCACACATCCTTTAGCCATCCACACATTATATGTGCACTGTGTTGTTGCTCACACTCTTAGACACTCTCCCAATCTTTCTCCAAAAAAACGCCATGTGTGTCTATTTATGTCATTACGGGCGACTTCTGATCTAGAGGTTTGTCTCCCCCATAATTACAAACAACACAGTCTCTGCTTGCATGCAATCTGCAGCTAGAAAGTGTGCGTGCtcagcataaaaacacacacacacacacagcataccGGCAGGCTGTCACTGGCCTGTGCACTTTCTGCCACCAGTAAAAGCACACCTGtcccagctgctgttttaaggagagaaagaaggaatgTGCTTCTCTCAGTTTTCCCGACAACCCCTCACCCACCGCAGTCAACTCTCACACCATTCCTCTGACTTATTTATCTCATTACTCCCATACACAGCTATTGTTCCTACACACTGtcttttcatttatctgtttctcACTGTTGTTTGGTTTATGCGTGCCTTTCGGTCTCCTCCTTCACTTTTAATCCTTAAAACAATTTGGTAGTCCCACAGTCCTGACTGTACAGTTAACAGCCATGTTTTGTAAATTCAGATCATCCACAGTGATAATCAGGCCTCTTTCTGACTTTGTAAGAAGAGGAGGAGTCCTGtctatgaaaacaaacacttggattattttttatatgCAAGGGATTTCAATGATTGTGAAAGAACTGTTCATAAAAGCGAATATATTAATATTCACACGAGCTTACtatttatttacagctttttaTTGGTCTGCATGCACACCTATGGATTCCCCTGCTTGTAAATGCAGTAAATGTTCAATATATGTTCAATGTATATGTACATGTGCAGGGAGCAGCATGTGACTTTCCATTTCCAGTTTTACCAGGTTCTCCCcctctgttttgattttgtagTCAGTCCCGAGGCTGCACAGCTGAGGGGCTCACACAAGAACTCAATGCATGCATCGTAGGTTTCACACAAAGACCACCATtccttttcacacacaaacacagccacacagtcAAAAATGTGACTCTTCAGCTCTTTCATCGGTGCCAGTTGGTGCTAAAAAGACCTTTGCTCTGTACTGCTGCCACGGAAGTAGATAAACAGGCAGAACCTCCAGTGTGTCCTTAGGGTCTGAATGTGGTTCAGTATTTCCTGTCGTAGTCTTCCAAATTGTTttgctccctcctccttcctcttcctcctccagcttctcctATAGAATGGGAGCAGTGATTGAAGTGCTATGCGGACAGCCAGTCATTAAGCTGTCAGTGGACAGCCTACAgaccaaaacactgacagcaagGATGAACATATGCATTTCACCTTTGATATAAATCATGTGTCAGGTGTTCTTCTGTTTTTACGAGCAGAGTACAGCAGAGACTCAAACTGTGTTCAACACCAGCGGATCTGTCAGCAGCATTACAGGCACAATATATAACTCAAATGAATCTACTAACCTGCACTGTGTTTTGCTGGTTTGAAATATTGATAAATGCACTTgcataaacaacacaaatatctaaaaaataaaataaaataaaataaatatatatatatatatatatttttttatcaaattcAAAAATTTTATCAAACACTTACTTTGTAAAAATTGGCTTTAAACAAGCtgttaaaaaaatccaaactaaACAGGTGGCTGAGGACTTTATGGAGAGCTAATGTTTTTCCAGTctaaaaatgacacacacacacacacacacacacacacacaaacactcagagcCTGTGGGGCCATAGTCCTGTCTGAGCATGCTTGCTTATTCTTGTATCCATTCAGGACGTGCTCATGTGTTTAATGCGTGCGTATTTGGAAATATGTTTGAATAGCAACTATAAAAGGGGATTTGGATTTGATTACAAGCGGCTTTGTGTGTGATTCAGTGTAGCTGCAACCGAAAATTGTTTTGGTGCTGTTGACAAATTTGGTGGTGATTCATTTTGTTCGgcaatttctctcttttttttttttttttttttgcacttttttggAGAACAACAACAGATGTAAGTTGTAGATGTTGTTATGTTGAAGGAGAATTTGTGTATGTGATGTATGCAGAACATACAAGTCCCCTTGATGTGCGAAGGTACTGAGGAAAGACAGGAGACGCAGCTGTTCAGGGGACCTGGAGTCTGTGCTGGCATTAGCAAACATCTCTGCAGCTTCCTGCCCTGTGTGCACATTTGAAAGTTTGCTTGTTGTGTGAGGAATTTATTCTGCATGACACTCAGCATTTTTTGGCAGTCAAAGCcaaaaatttaaacaaaactttattattCAAGTATGGAAGTGTCATCACACTTAAAACTTCAACCAGATTAGCTTGCTCTGTTGAAAGCattcaaagagaaacaaaaaaaggtaaaatatcTTTTAATTCCATCATGCAATCTTCTGTATTCATCGGAAATTATAATCCTTATGTACATTGTACATTGTGTACTTTATTTTCTTACGCCTCTGtcgaccaacaacaacaacaaaaaaaaaaaaacattcataaatcATCATGATCAATTTCAGGTGAATGTCACACCTACATGTTTGCgtgcaaacacactgaaaagCGCTGGCTTAGGGAGGAGTAAGGAGGAGTTGTGTCAAGTAAACACGTGCAAACTAACTTTGGCTGTAGAAATTATGTAACTGCCCAGAGGAAAGGGAACgatgagagagaaaacactttagctgataattttttttctgtggaacATCTTGCTCTGGAGTTTAACCCTGTTTAGATCAAGAGTTATCTTCGCTGTTGATTTGTAGTTTCGCTTGTTGAgagttttcttttacttttagtGGTATTATGTAAAGTTTGAATTCAACACAGCTACTTGTAACTGAGTCAGTCTCGGTTAATTGTAGCTCATGCCCATTCTAACTAATGCATATTATGACtaacaaagaagtaaaaaaaaaactgatatgCTTTCTGATTTAAATCAGTCCATGGCAAAATTAGAGTTCCAGGAAGCAAAGTGCGTGACTTCTGTTGTCTGATTTGTCATCACAAATTTGTGGCGAAATCAGTGTTGGCATGTTTCTCACCTGCTACTTAGGaaatcctgtttttgtgttttgtggttttgttttttggtttttttttttacagaagatggattaaaaaaatcaaagtgCAAACAATGCTGCACCCTACTGGCAACATTTTAATATTGCAGAGGACTGATTAGCTCATTGGTCATGTAAGATGATAAattacaaatgcacacagtATCTGTGTTTCACCTTTGCGACACTACCATGTTTATCATTGTCTTGGTAACAATAGCTTGTTAAAGCAAAAATGTAACAACCAGTATGACTGGCTCATCTACTGGCTAATCTCACTTGCTCTGTGTTCACAAATAATGATGTTGTTGAGCTTTCTGGCTGCCTGTCCGTAGTTCTGGTTCTGAACGGCATACGGCTATCACGTTCAAGCCTTGCAGCGCCGACAATCCATTTACCTGTCGTAACAGCTCTTCAGTGCTGGGGTGATCAAGAGGAACAGTTGCCCTCACATGCAGGCTGGcaccacacactcacagacatcaGTTTTTCCATGACATTTAAACAATGGGAGTCTGTTTTTATAACGCTTGATAAAGTTTTGTCCCGGTGTTTACAGTCAGTCAAAATGTGACAACTTAATAACACATGACAATTAAACCGACAGCAAATGACATGTTATCATTTAGGCTGTGGGGTGTTTAAAATAAGGCGGCTTCTCTGTGATTGCAAGCGAAGGTTAGGATTTGAAAGTTGCTGTCAGTACTGAAAAACAGAATTACACAACGTAAAGAAAAAGTTTCTGTCTTCGCTGTGAAGAGAGTAAAGAGCCACTCCTGTTTCAAGCTATTTTTGTTGCCCacgtacagttaaaaaaaaggcaGCGTTACAGCATTTACTGATAATGCTGTAAATACAGATATTGTACAGTACACTGTATGAAGTCTAGTGTAGTTATTATTTGACACAAAGTGACTCCACAATACAGTTATCAGTCATTTATTGAATTTCTCATGACATGATAGGAATATTCTGCCAGCAACGCAAAGTTTAAATTGGTTCTGCCTTCTGAGATGCTACAGTCTAAAGTCATTCAAGTGGTGTGCTGTAACACAAGCAGACAAGTTATTcaagacaggacacacacaaaagaaagcaTGAAAATCACAGCCGGATCGctcattctcattctctgtctgcctctctcacactcacacacatacaactcATATTATATATCAAAATACAGTCAGACAGTTAATTGGAAAATATTAGAATATAGACAATCTCTTGAATTGAACTGATACATAACTGGCTCTTACATTCCTCAAACATCATCCAAGTGAAAAAGTAAATTAGCTACTGGCAGTTATggtagaaaaatgaaaagctaaaGGAAATGCCAACCGGAGCTCTTATGATAGACCTACTTCCACCAACTTCTTGTAGCTGATCATTAATATGTATGTGCAAATCACTCCAATACCAAAGTTTAATACTGAACAAGTAGGCCATCTACATTTTCaacttttgtcaaaatgtaaaacactgaaatgtattCACATGTTTATAAGTCGACCATCATGTCGAGAACATTATTTTTCAGGAACAATTTCTgttctgtcatttcatttataGTCTGTAAATACTGAGGCAACTGTGAGCATGTTTATCCAGCGGAAATGCCAACAGTCcttttgaaatgcaaaacagTGACTATATTAAATTCCAAGTGGGACTATTTAGACAGCAAGACACATGATCCTGACTAGAGCTAGCAGAACTTCACAATTCAACACCCAAGGAATAGTCACATTCTCTAATTCTGCAGGATATACACAATGTTAACATTTGTTGAGGTTGCATTAAAAATTAAGATAGAAAATTAGACAGTACATTACGTCTGAGGTGCTTTTACAAGGTAATAATTAGTTACCTGCATATATGTACGTAATGAAACCTAGTTACACAAGCATGCAACTTCTGTTGTCAGGTCATTCTAGACAGTTGAAGACAGGTGTAAAGGGGAGGATGATTTTTCTTAGACTGCAAATcgatattctttttttatttttatttttttaagacagaTTTCTGCATAGTCTAAAATCACTTCAGCTACCATGTCCATAGTCGAGAAGGAAGAAACCAGGTAAAACAAATAGATCGAGCAAAAAAGAGTTTATCaagtgaaaatgcaaaataacatCAGATATTCATAGTCCGATCCCAAGATTCACATAGAAATGAAAAGCGTAAACATATCTAGCAGTGACAGTTCATTTGAGTATGAAAGGCATCAATCTGCAACCAGTtgtctcattatttatttactaagATTTGTTGCTCGTGTTTGGATGGTTACCCTCCTTGGCGGTGGCTCCTCGATGCTCCGATTGGCCACAAGatcctgcagctgcagggctCCCCCTCCAATGAAACAGAAGGCCGGACACACTGGAGCAGAACAATCCACGTGTCCCTCCCACAGGATCCGCAACGAGTGGGCATCATAGAAGGTGACTCGTCCCTTATCACAGTCCAGGCATACTCCTAGTCGGGGCGGCAAAGGAGTAGTATGAGGGTGAGGCAGGTTGCTGTGGCTGCTACTGTGTGAGTGGAGTCCTCCATGACTCTGGCTGTCCCCCTGGCTCTGACTGTGACCATGTCCTTGAGGAAGCAGGATCTTGCCCATGCCTATGGTGAGGAAGCAGAAGGGGGGGGAGTCCTGGCCATCCTCTGCCCCGCTGTCATGGCCGCTGTCTGGGTCACACCTTGTGAGAGGcagaggggaggagaaaaataGACTGAGGatgaaaatgcatttagtgTAATCCTGAGCTGTATCTTTAGAACCTGATGATGTAGAACAGGGCTACTACATGAGGTAATCAGTGCTATCCATAAATCTGTGGAACCGCTCTGATTTCTACTGTAGGTTTTAGGATATAGTTCTGGTTTTCTTGTCCAAAAATAGTATGAAGGATACtataatatgtataatattaTAGTCATGTACTGTctataaaaatgtcagaaaaaagtTGGGTCTTTGAAACAGACTAGTGACTACCACAAGCTATTGTATATTTTGGATATTAATGTTTAGTTACCGAGGGCTGACCATGTCCTGAGGGAGATGAAACCATTCTTGTAGCTTAGCCTCCTGCCCTACTCCCACCtagaaatgaaacagacaggaagtttCGCTCATGTCCATTTTCAGTCAGGTAAAGCTTAACAACACAAGCCTGACTTCCTCTCACCTTTACCAGGTATGACCCAGGCTCCACAGAGCATGCCCAGTAGTGTCTGCCTTGAGTGACAGCCAAGTCAGCCACCAAGAGGTCAGAAGTCAAGTGGCAAGAGGTGAGTGTGCGGTCAGCAGCCTGAAGAAGGGCGAGTCCTGGCACACTACGAGCATAGGTTTGGCCTTTACCCAGCGCCAGCCTGTCTGTGTGCAAACCCCAGCGAGAGTCCAAAGAGAAACTTAGGACTGGGAGGAGGGAATAGGAGAGGAGGTGTAAGGGGGGTAggtaaaaggaaaggaaaggagtcaggagggagggaggagtgaGGAGCTATTAGACAGAGTCAGACTGCAACAAGTCTGAACACACCATGGAAAAAGAGCTAAGGAAGAGTGGGACACGCTGAACAAGTAGCAGATCAAGAAAAAAAGGtatattcaaaaagaaaattcacGCTAACTGCATATTGTTTCAGAGGCTCAGATGATGTTGTCAGTTAAAGGATTTCAAAAGGAATGTCTACATtgaacaacagaaagagaaacaatgaaTATAAGACAAGTAAATAATTTttgaaagacagacctgtaGCAAGCGagaaaaaagcagacaaagtCTGACTTTGATGAAACTGGAATGCAGAACAAAAAGGGAAGGTTGGCTGAagatgctaaaataaaaaataaagtgggAATGGAGCAAAATcaagggatggagagaaaagaattATTATTAGATTAGTCAATGAATTGAAATTGACAGTATTGGACAAATGTAAAATTTGAAGTTGAAAAGTGTGTGCAgtgaatgaaatgttaaaaaaaaaaaaaaaaaaagatattgtgAAGTAATTGGCCTTCAAACCTCACCAGGTGCTGGTGGCGTATGAAGGTACACCTCTTCACTGTACTCTCCAAAGCCAGCCTTGTTGCATCCTCTCACCCTGAGCACATACACACTGTCCATCTGCAGGCAGTTGATCACAGCACTGATGCCTCTAACTTCATCAAGACGCTGCCACACTATCAAAGTGTTTGGGGCTCTGGTGCCACCCCATGtggctccagctcctcctgcctGACGTTGGTATTCAACAGAGAAGTGCCAAGCAGGGGCCGAATCCTGAGGGAGGCGCCAGCACAAAAACAGCTGGTCATAAGCTAATGTCTTCTGAGTGTCAATGACAGGAGCCAGCGGGGCTGTGGATGATAGAAAGCAATGGAGAGATGCAGGTTTCATATACTGATCTGAAATGAACGAAAAATGATGCTTGAATGCTTATCCCAGAAACAAAGACACCCACCACGTATGAACTCCAAGTTGTTGATGACCTTAACTTCTTTGGATGCATCCAAGTGATAATGTCTGAATGAGGGATCAGCAGCAAGAGAGAAACACTGGAGGTTTTCTATTGCCCTCACCAGcctggagggagagaaacaTAGTGTCAAAataaggaagagaaaaaaaaaaaaagaaaaaaattgtagcCTGCAGGTACCTGTTGTGTGTGAGTCTAGCAGCTTGTACGAAGCAGGGCGCATCAGTCTCCTTGAGCAGCTCCTGTGTGTAAGCCATTAGGCCTGCGTGTTCCAGCAGTCCATGCCTCTCAGAGACCTGAGCAGACAGggcctcctccctcctgctgcGGGATGCCTCCAGGGCCAGAACCAAAGCCCCCTGACGCTCAGATACTGCTGCTCCCAGCTCCCGGATACAGTGggtcagctgctgcagagctgctgcactGTTAGCCTACAGACAGAGAAGGACTCCAATGAGCTACTGAATGAAGACATGATTACAGATTGGAAGTGACAGCACAGGCACAGTGCATTAGCTATTTCTAAAACAGGAGTAAACCATTGCACTCAAGCCCCAAGCCTCAAGAGGGCACAATAATACTACCTGTGTCAACAGTTCCATCTGTCGTTTCAATTAAGTGcaacaggagagaggagggattaGTAATGGGAAGttcggatctttttactgacttagatcttttaatcttgttcagtaaaatgaacaaattattcTCGCGTGTACACTGAGCATAGACATATAAAGAGTAgagccctctgtgtgtgtatgtgtctccaggggtggacagtaacgagTTTgtgagtatctgtactttacttgaatattatttttgggggatacttttaccTTCACTTCACTaaatttgaaggacaaatactGTAGTTTTTACTCCACTatatttctattgatgctctcttTACTCGCTACTTTTTgtgctagtctaacattactcattcattgtttttaattgtaattgtatttgtaacacacacaactgtaacacaactgtgcgtgttccaggaatatggccacgatgtataaacCTCATCCTACCTgcattatttctccataacgatcagCACAGTCTACATTTTACATCATGGCCATATTATTATCTGAACAatcattagcttgtagccagagtttggatgtcttctgtggacatcactgacaacacagtCCATCTCcccatcactcacagctgaatacacatctgtctttctgcacacacacacaagaacaaacattaacgagtaatgtcccggtccctgtgtgtgttgttgtgtctgtagGGGTGaagtacttcttctaaatttgcggtcaatattTTTGTGCGGAAATAACGGCAACAATTTAAGTAAATTCCTCTGCCACCCCACCCCCTTGCATC from Echeneis naucrates chromosome 6, fEcheNa1.1, whole genome shotgun sequence encodes:
- the trim46a gene encoding tripartite motif-containing protein 46 isoform X3; translated protein: MAEAELQTFTSIMDALVRISSNMKSMEQELHCPVCDEMVKQPILLPCQHSVCLLCAAELLVQRGYPPPDLPPEQNSPASTPNTRSPRQTRKPTPRTPDRLERVFKTVCGTYPGRRRRDAATPPMLFPCPSCQQDVELGEKGLTDCLRNLTLERIVERYRDTISLGSIAIMCGFCKPPQSLEATKGCADCKSNFCNECFKLYHPWGTPRAQHEHILPTNSFRPKVLTCAEHDQERLQWYCRNCQRLLCPLCKLRRVHHGHKVLPIAQAYQALKDKMTKEVNFILANQETIKSQITQLEAAIKQMEANSAAALQQLTHCIRELGAAVSERQGALVLALEASRSRREEALSAQVSERHGLLEHAGLMAYTQELLKETDAPCFVQAARLTHNRLVRAIENLQCFSLAADPSFRHYHLDASKEVKVINNLEFIRAPLAPVIDTQKTLAYDQLFLCWRLPQDSAPAWHFSVEYQRQAGGAGATWGGTRAPNTLIVWQRLDEVRGISAVINCLQMDSVYVLRVRGCNKAGFGEYSEEVYLHTPPAPVLSFSLDSRWGLHTDRLALGKGQTYARSVPGLALLQAADRTLTSCHLTSDLLVADLAVTQGRHYWACSVEPGSYLVKVGVGQEAKLQEWFHLPQDMVSPRCDPDSGHDSGAEDGQDSPPFCFLTIGMGKILLPQGHGHSQSQGDSQSHGGLHSHSSSHSNLPHPHTTPLPPRLGVCLDCDKGRVTFYDAHSLRILWEGHVDCSAPVCPAFCFIGGGALQLQDLVANRSIEEPPPRRVTIQTRATNLSK
- the trim46a gene encoding tripartite motif-containing protein 46 isoform X2 — translated: MAEAELQTFTSIMDALVRISSNMKSMEQELHCPVCDEMVKQPILLPCQHSVCLLCAAELLVQRGYPPPDLPPEQNSPASTPNTRSPRQTRKPTPRTPDRLERVFKTGTHVLPPVCGTYPGRRRRDAATPPMLFPCPSCQQDVELGEKGLTDCLRNLTLERIVERYRDTISLGSIAIMCGFCKPPQSLEATKGCADCKSNFCNECFKLYHPWGTPRAQHEHILPTNSFRPKVLTCAEHDQERLQWYCRNCQRLLCPLCKLRRVHHGHKVLPIAQAYQALKDKMTKEVNFILANQETIKSQITQLEAAIKQMEANSAAALQQLTHCIRELGAAVSERQGALVLALEASRSRREEALSAQVSERHGLLEHAGLMAYTQELLKETDAPCFVQAARLTHNRLVRAIENLQCFSLAADPSFRHYHLDASKEVKVINNLEFIRAPLAPVIDTQKTLAYDQLFLCWRLPQDSAPAWHFSVEYQRQAGGAGATWGGTRAPNTLIVWQRLDEVRGISAVINCLQMDSVYVLRVRGCNKAGFGEYSEEVYLHTPPAPVLSFSLDSRWGLHTDRLALGKGQTYARSVPGLALLQAADRTLTSCHLTSDLLVADLAVTQGRHYWACSVEPGSYLVKVGVGQEAKLQEWFHLPQDMVSPRCDPDSGHDSGAEDGQDSPPFCFLTIGMGKILLPQGHGHSQSQGDSQSHGGLHSHSSSHSNLPHPHTTPLPPRLGVCLDCDKGRVTFYDAHSLRILWEGHVDCSAPVCPAFCFIGGGALQLQDLVANRSIEEPPPRRVTIQTRATNLSK
- the trim46a gene encoding tripartite motif-containing protein 46 isoform X1 → MAEAELQTFTSIMDALVRISSNMKSMEQELHCPVCDEMVKQPILLPCQHSVCLLCAAELLVQRGYPPPDLPPEQNSPASTPNTRSPRQTRKPTPRTPDRLERVFKTGRERARRCHVLPPVCGTYPGRRRRDAATPPMLFPCPSCQQDVELGEKGLTDCLRNLTLERIVERYRDTISLGSIAIMCGFCKPPQSLEATKGCADCKSNFCNECFKLYHPWGTPRAQHEHILPTNSFRPKVLTCAEHDQERLQWYCRNCQRLLCPLCKLRRVHHGHKVLPIAQAYQALKDKMTKEVNFILANQETIKSQITQLEAAIKQMEANSAAALQQLTHCIRELGAAVSERQGALVLALEASRSRREEALSAQVSERHGLLEHAGLMAYTQELLKETDAPCFVQAARLTHNRLVRAIENLQCFSLAADPSFRHYHLDASKEVKVINNLEFIRAPLAPVIDTQKTLAYDQLFLCWRLPQDSAPAWHFSVEYQRQAGGAGATWGGTRAPNTLIVWQRLDEVRGISAVINCLQMDSVYVLRVRGCNKAGFGEYSEEVYLHTPPAPVLSFSLDSRWGLHTDRLALGKGQTYARSVPGLALLQAADRTLTSCHLTSDLLVADLAVTQGRHYWACSVEPGSYLVKVGVGQEAKLQEWFHLPQDMVSPRCDPDSGHDSGAEDGQDSPPFCFLTIGMGKILLPQGHGHSQSQGDSQSHGGLHSHSSSHSNLPHPHTTPLPPRLGVCLDCDKGRVTFYDAHSLRILWEGHVDCSAPVCPAFCFIGGGALQLQDLVANRSIEEPPPRRVTIQTRATNLSK